One segment of Methylotenera versatilis 79 DNA contains the following:
- the der gene encoding ribosome biogenesis GTPase Der: MLPTIVLVGRPNVGKSTLFNRMTKSRDALVADLPGLTRDRHYGRGIGASKPYLVIDTGGFEPTAESGILKEMARQTLLAIDEADVVIFLVDGRAGMTPQEFIIADKLRKSQRPVLLAVNKTEGMNKAVVSADFHELGLGEPLSISSAHGEGVKDLVELALENFPEHDFDEVRTNLKKPKIAIVGRPNVGKSTLVNALLGEERVIAFDEPGTTRDSIEIDLEKNGKTYTIIDTAGVRKRGRVFEAVEKFSVVKTMQAIEDANVAILVVDAQEGITEQDAHVAAYILDAGRALVVAVNKWDGLPEDEREFIKKEIDRKLVFLDFAKFHYISALRKKGLPELFVSVDGAFKAAMAKLATPQLTRVLIDAIAQHQPPISRGTRPKLKYAHQGGMNPPIVVVHGSHVDDIKDSYKRYLEGVYRKTFQLTGTPLRVQFKQGDNPFAEPEKRKAGEGIVSMRRRKTAQRAELKAKKDEEDKKR; the protein is encoded by the coding sequence ATGTTACCTACCATTGTATTAGTCGGCCGACCTAACGTCGGCAAATCTACCCTTTTTAATCGCATGACGAAAAGTCGTGACGCGTTGGTGGCGGATTTGCCAGGCCTAACGCGTGATAGGCATTATGGCCGCGGCATTGGCGCGAGTAAGCCTTATTTGGTGATTGATACGGGCGGTTTTGAACCAACTGCTGAGAGTGGTATTTTAAAAGAAATGGCGCGCCAAACTTTGTTGGCGATTGATGAAGCCGATGTCGTCATTTTCTTGGTAGATGGTCGCGCTGGCATGACGCCGCAAGAGTTTATTATTGCCGATAAATTACGTAAATCACAACGTCCAGTATTGCTAGCAGTGAATAAAACCGAAGGCATGAATAAAGCCGTGGTTTCGGCTGATTTTCATGAATTAGGTTTAGGTGAGCCTTTGTCAATCTCTTCTGCGCATGGCGAGGGCGTTAAAGATTTAGTAGAGTTGGCTTTAGAAAATTTTCCAGAACATGATTTTGATGAAGTAAGAACCAATCTTAAAAAGCCTAAAATCGCGATTGTTGGCCGTCCAAATGTAGGAAAATCAACATTGGTTAATGCATTGCTAGGTGAAGAACGCGTCATTGCATTTGATGAGCCAGGTACGACGCGTGATTCAATTGAAATCGACCTAGAAAAAAATGGTAAAACTTATACCATTATTGACACAGCAGGCGTTCGTAAGCGCGGGCGCGTATTTGAAGCAGTTGAGAAATTCTCCGTTGTTAAAACCATGCAAGCGATTGAAGACGCTAATGTGGCGATTTTAGTCGTAGATGCGCAAGAAGGCATTACTGAACAAGATGCTCACGTAGCCGCTTATATATTAGATGCTGGTCGCGCATTAGTGGTTGCAGTGAATAAATGGGACGGTTTGCCAGAAGATGAGCGCGAGTTCATCAAAAAAGAAATTGATCGAAAATTGGTGTTTTTAGATTTTGCTAAATTCCACTACATTTCGGCGCTGCGCAAAAAGGGCTTACCAGAATTATTTGTATCCGTGGATGGCGCGTTCAAAGCGGCAATGGCTAAATTAGCCACACCACAGCTGACAAGGGTTTTGATTGACGCCATCGCGCAACACCAGCCACCTATTAGCCGTGGAACCAGACCAAAATTGAAATACGCCCACCAAGGCGGTATGAACCCACCGATTGTCGTGGTGCATGGTAGTCATGTAGATGATATTAAAGACAGCTATAAGCGCTATTTAGAAGGTGTTTATCGTAAAACTTTTCAGTTAACCGGCACGCCATTACGCGTACAGTTTAAACAAGGTGATAACCCATTTGCCGAGCCTGAGAAACGTAAAGCTGGTGAAGGTATTGTGAGCATGCGTCGCCGTAAAACGGCGCAACGTGCTGAATTAAAAGCGAAAAAAGACGAAGAAGATAAAAAACGTTAA
- a CDS encoding YfgM family protein, which yields MAYDLEEQEQLDEFKAWWKKNGKIVTNLILAVLVAYAAWQGFQYFQGKKSVEASILYQALVTTDVSKVADIQAKATKLTADYAGTPYAGRAAIYAAKINIDAKDDKNAKIHLEWAAKNAKESTTKAIASLQLAGILFEEKSYDAALKLLSSDDDKGFTGLKEDLKGDIYMAQGKKAEAKKAYQTALTELDSLGKFQQYTRQKLESLGV from the coding sequence ATGGCATACGATTTAGAAGAACAAGAGCAGTTAGATGAGTTTAAAGCTTGGTGGAAAAAGAATGGCAAGATAGTTACCAACTTAATATTGGCTGTGTTAGTAGCCTATGCCGCATGGCAAGGTTTTCAATATTTTCAAGGCAAAAAATCGGTTGAAGCCTCTATTTTGTATCAAGCTTTAGTGACAACCGATGTAAGCAAAGTGGCTGATATTCAAGCGAAAGCAACAAAATTGACTGCAGATTATGCGGGAACACCCTATGCGGGACGTGCAGCGATTTATGCAGCAAAAATCAATATTGATGCCAAAGATGATAAAAATGCCAAAATTCATTTAGAGTGGGCAGCTAAAAATGCTAAAGAAAGTACGACTAAAGCAATCGCCAGCCTGCAGTTGGCAGGTATTCTGTTTGAAGAGAAAAGCTACGATGCCGCGCTAAAATTGTTATCAAGTGATGATGACAAAGGCTTTACAGGTTTGAAAGAAGATTTAAAAGGCGACATCTATATGGCGCAAGGTAAAAAAGCAGAGGCAAAAAAAGCGTATCAAACAGCCTTAACTGAGCTAGATTCGTTAGGAAAATTTCAGCAATACACACGTCAAAAACTTGAATCACTTGGCGTTTAG
- a CDS encoding ATP-binding cassette domain-containing protein: MSEILNISHLTVTPKNEPNRFLVKDATLSLSAGKTTCIVGESGSGKSLTALSIMGLLSKQLQSTGSVIFKGQNIAQLDNKALQKIRGAKIGMIFQEPMTSLNPVLTVGYQIGESLTAHLGLKGSGLKLRVESLLQQVGIPMERANSYPDELSGGQRQRVMIAMSIACEPALLIADEPTTALDMTVQAQILQLLDELKTRMNMAMLFITHDFGVVTDIADDVIVMFRGEIVETGTKKQVLEKPQHPYTKALLACVPDYEGKKQLKPIDYAWLKDSKVAA; encoded by the coding sequence ATGAGCGAAATTCTAAACATCAGCCATTTAACCGTCACGCCAAAAAACGAGCCGAATCGATTTTTGGTCAAAGATGCAACGTTAAGTTTATCCGCTGGCAAAACGACTTGTATCGTCGGTGAATCTGGCAGTGGAAAAAGCTTAACGGCACTCAGCATAATGGGTTTGCTATCTAAACAATTGCAATCAACTGGCAGCGTCATATTTAAAGGTCAAAATATTGCTCAACTAGATAATAAAGCTTTGCAGAAAATACGCGGCGCTAAAATCGGCATGATTTTTCAAGAACCGATGACTTCACTTAACCCTGTTTTAACTGTCGGTTATCAAATTGGTGAATCGCTCACGGCACATCTAGGCTTAAAAGGTTCTGGTTTGAAATTGCGCGTTGAAAGCTTATTGCAGCAAGTCGGTATCCCAATGGAGCGCGCAAATAGTTATCCAGATGAATTGTCTGGCGGCCAGCGCCAACGCGTGATGATTGCAATGAGTATTGCCTGCGAACCAGCATTATTAATCGCAGATGAACCAACGACAGCGCTGGATATGACCGTGCAAGCACAAATTTTGCAATTACTAGATGAGCTTAAAACGCGCATGAACATGGCAATGTTATTTATTACGCACGATTTTGGCGTTGTAACTGATATTGCAGATGATGTGATCGTGATGTTTAGAGGCGAGATTGTTGAAACGGGTACAAAAAAACAAGTGCTAGAAAAACCTCAGCATCCTTATACCAAAGCTTTGTTGGCCTGCGTGCCTGATTATGAAGGTAAAAAACAGCTTAAGCCCATTGATTACGCTTGGCTAAAAGATAGCAAGGTTGCAGCATGA
- the rimO gene encoding 30S ribosomal protein S12 methylthiotransferase RimO, which translates to MKTSALNVTPKVGFVSLGCPKAGSDAERILTQLRAEGYEISASYEDSDLVVVNTCGFIDSAVQESLDAIGEAIHKNGKVIVTGCLGAKKGVVEAAHPSVLAVTGPHALEEVMTHVHANLPKLHDPYTDLVPPQGVRLTPSHYAYLKISEGCNHRCSFCIIPSMRGDLVSRPIGEVLNEAENLVNAGVSEILVISQDTSAYGVDVKYRPGFWNGRPVKTRMTELCQSLSELGVWTRLHYVYPYPHVDEVIPLMADGLILPYLDVPFQHASPRILKAMKRPAHAENNLARIKAWREICPDITVRSTFIAGFPGETEDDFKMLLDFLEEAQLDRVGCFTYSAVDGAKANDLPDHVPQEVKEERLARFMEVQERISAAKLQTKIGSMQTVLVDEINELEDGSFQAIGRTKADAPEIDGVVYLEDAEGLTPGDFVEVEIYSADGHDLWGGPPT; encoded by the coding sequence ATGAAAACATCTGCATTAAACGTTACGCCAAAAGTTGGCTTTGTATCGCTTGGTTGTCCTAAAGCCGGCTCTGACGCAGAACGCATTCTCACTCAACTTCGCGCAGAAGGTTATGAGATATCAGCAAGTTATGAAGACTCTGATTTAGTGGTGGTGAATACTTGCGGCTTTATTGATTCTGCCGTGCAAGAGTCGCTAGATGCAATTGGTGAAGCGATTCACAAAAATGGCAAAGTGATTGTCACTGGCTGTTTAGGCGCAAAAAAAGGCGTGGTAGAAGCCGCACATCCAAGTGTTTTAGCCGTCACAGGCCCGCATGCACTTGAAGAAGTAATGACGCATGTGCATGCTAATTTACCAAAATTGCACGATCCATATACGGATTTAGTGCCGCCTCAAGGCGTGCGTTTAACGCCTAGCCATTATGCTTACCTGAAAATTTCAGAAGGTTGTAATCATCGATGCAGTTTCTGCATTATTCCAAGCATGCGTGGCGATTTAGTCAGCCGCCCAATTGGTGAAGTGCTGAATGAAGCTGAAAATTTAGTGAATGCAGGTGTTTCAGAGATTTTAGTGATTTCACAAGATACCAGCGCTTATGGCGTGGATGTTAAGTATCGCCCTGGCTTTTGGAATGGTCGTCCAGTTAAAACGCGTATGACTGAGCTTTGCCAAAGCTTAAGCGAGTTGGGTGTTTGGACGCGCTTGCACTATGTATACCCGTATCCACATGTGGATGAAGTGATACCGCTGATGGCTGATGGCTTGATTTTGCCGTACTTAGATGTGCCATTTCAACACGCCAGCCCGCGTATTTTAAAAGCCATGAAGCGTCCAGCACATGCTGAAAACAATTTAGCGCGTATTAAAGCATGGCGCGAAATCTGCCCAGATATTACCGTGCGTAGTACCTTTATCGCAGGTTTCCCGGGCGAAACAGAAGATGACTTCAAAATGCTACTCGACTTTTTAGAAGAAGCACAATTGGATAGGGTAGGTTGCTTTACCTATTCAGCAGTAGATGGTGCAAAAGCCAATGACCTGCCAGACCACGTGCCGCAAGAAGTCAAAGAAGAGCGCCTAGCACGGTTTATGGAAGTGCAAGAGCGCATTAGCGCTGCAAAACTACAGACCAAGATTGGCAGCATGCAAACCGTATTAGTCGATGAGATTAACGAGCTGGAAGATGGTAGTTTTCAGGCGATAGGGCGTACAAAAGCAGATGCACCAGAGATTGATGGTGTGGTGTATTTGGAAGATGCAGAAGGTTTAACACCTGGTGATTTTGTAGAGGTTGAGATTTATAGTGCGGATGGACATGATTTATGGGGCGGGCCACCAACGTAG
- a CDS encoding ZIP family metal transporter translates to MTIPDFSVLLWILLFSLLGGMLSVAGAALVALNISKTAVPMLISYAIGAMLGAVFLEILPEAIEVAISPKHITVTVLLGILLFFALEKLVIWRHCHGDHCEVHAVHTADDCPDAGIQTETMLANGSLASNSPATKYKTVTIKQPSITAHHHHAQHDHGRSGLMIMIGDTFHNFVDGILIASAFMVDVKVGIVTAIAIIAHEIPQEVGDFLILLHSGYSKKQAFVFNLVSSLATVVGGFVAYFALTHIQTWIPTILGLAAASMLYVAVADLIPSLHKRTELRATISQLVLITCGVASIWLVGYFLE, encoded by the coding sequence ATGACCATTCCTGACTTTTCCGTTTTACTTTGGATATTATTATTTAGCTTGCTTGGCGGTATGTTAAGTGTCGCTGGTGCAGCTTTGGTTGCGCTTAACATCAGTAAAACCGCTGTTCCTATGTTGATTAGTTATGCAATCGGCGCGATGTTAGGTGCAGTGTTTTTAGAGATTTTGCCAGAAGCGATTGAAGTTGCCATTAGCCCCAAACATATCACGGTGACGGTCTTGTTGGGTATATTGCTATTTTTTGCTTTAGAAAAGTTAGTTATTTGGCGGCATTGTCATGGTGACCATTGTGAAGTGCATGCGGTACATACTGCGGATGATTGTCCCGATGCCGGAATACAAACTGAAACTATGCTTGCAAATGGTTCATTAGCAAGCAACTCGCCAGCAACAAAATATAAAACGGTCACAATAAAGCAACCCTCTATTACAGCACACCATCATCACGCGCAGCATGATCATGGTCGTAGCGGTTTAATGATTATGATAGGCGATACATTTCATAACTTTGTGGATGGTATTTTAATTGCGTCTGCTTTTATGGTGGATGTGAAAGTTGGTATTGTCACGGCAATAGCCATCATTGCGCATGAAATTCCGCAAGAAGTGGGCGATTTTTTGATTCTGTTGCATTCTGGCTATAGCAAAAAACAGGCTTTTGTTTTTAACTTAGTGTCCAGTTTAGCTACCGTTGTTGGCGGTTTTGTCGCTTATTTTGCCTTAACACATATACAAACTTGGATTCCGACCATTTTAGGATTGGCTGCTGCTAGCATGCTTTATGTAGCGGTTGCCGATTTAATTCCTAGCTTGCATAAGCGTACCGAACTACGTGCCACAATTTCTCAACTTGTCCTTATCACTTGCGGTGTCGCATCGATTTGGCTAGTCGGTTATTTTTTAGAGTAA
- the pgeF gene encoding peptidoglycan editing factor PgeF translates to MLKKSDFIIPDWPAPANVHTLQTTRHGGISLAPYNNLNLGSHVQDDPLHVAHNRQLLSQFVPSEPVWMNQTHGINVVDAANTDCVPASDASFTTRHNTVCVVMTADCLPILLCDKAGTAVSSVHAGWRSLCDGVIEETVRKIPVDSNQLMAWLGPAIGPQAFEVGSEVRAQFIAKDAQAEFAFKPLINNENGEKWLADIYKLANQRLNRAGVNQVYGGGQQEAYCTFTDEQRFFSFRRDNQTGRMATLIWLT, encoded by the coding sequence ATGCTAAAAAAAAGTGATTTTATTATTCCTGATTGGCCCGCACCTGCCAATGTGCATACCTTGCAAACCACTCGACATGGCGGCATCAGTTTGGCGCCATACAACAATCTGAATTTAGGTAGCCATGTGCAGGATGATCCTTTGCATGTTGCGCATAATCGTCAATTATTGAGCCAATTTGTGCCGTCTGAGCCCGTTTGGATGAATCAAACTCATGGTATTAATGTGGTAGATGCAGCCAATACTGATTGCGTACCAGCCTCAGATGCCAGTTTTACCACGCGCCACAATACCGTTTGCGTAGTCATGACAGCCGATTGTTTGCCAATCTTGTTGTGCGATAAAGCCGGCACCGCTGTCTCGAGCGTTCATGCGGGTTGGCGAAGTCTGTGTGATGGTGTGATAGAAGAAACCGTGCGAAAAATTCCAGTGGATTCTAATCAATTAATGGCTTGGCTTGGCCCTGCGATTGGCCCACAAGCGTTTGAAGTTGGAAGTGAAGTAAGAGCGCAATTTATTGCAAAAGATGCACAAGCTGAATTTGCTTTTAAACCGCTTATTAACAATGAAAACGGCGAAAAATGGTTAGCGGATATTTACAAGCTTGCTAATCAACGTCTTAATCGTGCAGGCGTTAACCAGGTTTATGGCGGCGGTCAGCAAGAAGCGTATTGTACATTTACCGATGAGCAACGCTTTTTCTCATTCCGGCGCGATAATCAGACGGGGCGCATGGCAACGCTGATTTGGTTAACTTAA
- the bamB gene encoding outer membrane protein assembly factor BamB: MRKPIIQYSLIACLALLSACSVLTEFRSDLADKLFGREPPNPPAQLEEFKATYVAKIDWSANAGKTDKYDYTPAKDSDAVYVANTKGELTKLDAVNGREVWRINIGEPISGGVGIGGGIVMVGSNKGYVHAVDTAGKFLWKSKISSEILSVPRYFDGMVIVRSGDNHIYGLDATDGSRKWVYERITPALSLRSSVGFVVDAGAVYAGFAGGKLVAIRADTGKIIWEATIAQPKGVTEIERIADITSLPFIDGNMVYAVAYQGKIAAVDRATGKVLWNRDISSYTGLSAEDAKIFVSHTLGSVYSLDYTNGKTFWRQGALSNRRLTAPLPMGNLIAVGDLEGYIHFLSRDDGNFSARIKVDGNAVMSLIPGSNSSQLIAETRDGGVYAISVK, translated from the coding sequence ATGCGTAAACCAATTATTCAATATTCCTTGATTGCATGCTTAGCGTTATTGAGCGCTTGCAGTGTGTTAACTGAGTTTCGTTCTGATCTTGCTGACAAATTGTTTGGCCGTGAACCGCCTAATCCACCTGCTCAATTGGAGGAATTTAAAGCTACTTATGTGGCGAAAATTGACTGGTCGGCTAATGCGGGAAAAACCGATAAATATGACTACACGCCAGCAAAAGATTCAGATGCAGTTTATGTCGCCAATACAAAAGGTGAGTTAACCAAGCTAGATGCTGTTAACGGGCGTGAAGTGTGGCGCATTAATATTGGCGAGCCTATTAGTGGCGGTGTTGGTATTGGCGGCGGTATTGTGATGGTCGGCAGTAACAAGGGCTATGTACACGCGGTGGATACTGCCGGCAAGTTTTTATGGAAATCCAAGATTTCTAGCGAAATTTTGAGTGTGCCACGTTATTTCGATGGCATGGTCATTGTGCGATCTGGTGATAATCATATCTACGGCCTAGATGCTACGGATGGTAGCCGCAAATGGGTTTATGAGCGCATTACGCCAGCATTGTCATTACGTAGCAGTGTAGGTTTTGTTGTGGATGCTGGCGCGGTGTATGCAGGTTTTGCGGGTGGTAAATTAGTGGCTATACGCGCAGATACTGGCAAAATTATATGGGAAGCGACTATTGCTCAGCCCAAAGGCGTAACAGAGATTGAGCGTATTGCTGACATAACCAGTTTACCTTTTATTGATGGCAATATGGTTTACGCAGTCGCTTATCAAGGCAAAATTGCAGCAGTTGACCGCGCAACTGGCAAAGTGCTATGGAATCGTGATATTTCTAGTTACACGGGCTTAAGTGCGGAAGATGCAAAAATATTCGTTTCACATACCTTAGGCTCAGTTTATTCGCTCGATTACACCAATGGAAAGACTTTTTGGCGGCAAGGCGCATTATCTAATCGTCGTCTGACAGCACCGTTGCCGATGGGTAACTTAATTGCCGTTGGTGATTTAGAAGGCTATATCCATTTCTTAAGCCGCGATGACGGTAACTTTTCTGCACGCATCAAAGTAGATGGTAATGCTGTTATGTCGCTTATCCCCGGTTCCAACTCTTCGCAATTAATTGCAGAAACACGCGACGGTGGCGTTTACGCCATCAGTGTAAAATAG
- the rluD gene encoding 23S rRNA pseudouridine(1911/1915/1917) synthase RluD: MPKKELQQKTPNQTLENSVEILSIPMNLGGERLDIALQQMLPAHSRSRLQTWIKAGLVTLNGEIVTSKTKVWGGEQVNVAAQANPQEQAFLPENIPLDIVYEDDTILVINKPAGLVVHPAAGNWSGTLLNALLYHLPQLSDVPRAGIVHRLDKDTSGLLVVAKTLEAQTSLVRQLQARTVKREYRAIVWGQLWRNGTINQPIGRHSHARTKMAISRTGKPAITHYEVLERFGVHTYLRCQLETGRTHQIRVHMQFLKAPMLGDPVYGIGNIIPHKLMTQTLRDAVSDFSRQALHAVKLGLIHPKTETFMEWQIELADDMKVLLEAMRHEDAPLEDEESFDFSYQDGDYYEGEADDDDFEDFDDDELEDN, from the coding sequence ATGCCAAAAAAAGAGTTACAACAAAAAACGCCCAATCAAACTTTAGAAAATTCTGTCGAAATTCTGAGTATTCCCATGAATTTGGGCGGTGAGCGATTGGATATTGCTTTGCAACAAATGTTGCCAGCGCATTCGCGCTCTCGCTTACAAACTTGGATCAAAGCCGGTTTAGTGACATTGAATGGTGAAATAGTCACCTCTAAAACTAAAGTGTGGGGCGGCGAGCAAGTTAACGTTGCTGCGCAAGCTAATCCACAAGAGCAAGCTTTTCTACCTGAAAATATTCCGCTGGATATTGTGTATGAGGATGACACCATTTTGGTGATTAACAAGCCTGCTGGTTTGGTCGTACACCCAGCGGCTGGTAATTGGAGTGGCACGCTTTTGAATGCGCTGTTGTACCATTTGCCGCAGTTGAGTGATGTGCCGCGTGCCGGCATTGTGCATCGTCTAGACAAAGATACTAGTGGTTTATTAGTCGTTGCAAAGACGCTGGAGGCGCAAACCAGCTTGGTGCGGCAATTGCAGGCGCGAACAGTTAAACGTGAATACAGAGCCATCGTGTGGGGACAATTATGGCGCAATGGCACCATTAATCAGCCGATTGGCCGCCATTCGCATGCGCGTACAAAAATGGCGATTTCACGTACTGGCAAGCCAGCCATTACACATTATGAAGTGCTGGAACGTTTTGGCGTACACACTTACTTACGCTGTCAATTAGAAACTGGTCGCACGCATCAAATTCGCGTACACATGCAATTTTTAAAAGCGCCGATGTTGGGCGATCCAGTTTACGGAATTGGCAATATCATTCCGCATAAATTGATGACACAAACATTGCGTGATGCAGTGAGCGATTTTAGTCGCCAAGCTTTGCATGCGGTAAAGCTGGGTTTAATCCATCCTAAAACAGAGACGTTTATGGAGTGGCAGATTGAGCTGGCAGATGATATGAAAGTTCTGCTAGAAGCCATGCGGCATGAAGATGCGCCGCTAGAAGATGAAGAGTCATTTGACTTTAGCTATCAAGACGGTGATTACTATGAAGGCGAGGCCGATGATGATGACTTTGAAGATTTTGATGATGACGAGTTGGAAGATAATTAA
- a CDS encoding ATP-binding cassette domain-containing protein, with the protein MTKIDASNIILQANHLVKTYSQSSGRFGFGQTKIKALDDVSIALKAGSTLAIVGESGSGKSTLARCLLQLQPLDSGEVLFQGKNLAKLDAQSLRTERKNLQMVFQDPFASLNPRMRVGEIVGEGLLIHGLGSVDAQKNKVYQMLERVGLKANDALKYPHQFSGGQRQRIGIARALVLEPKVVVCDEPVSALDVSVQAQILLLLKELQREMNLSYLFISHDLRVVRHIAEEMVVMHKGRIVEQGNVVEIYNAPQQPYTQQLLSAIPGRKAA; encoded by the coding sequence ATGACCAAGATTGATGCCAGCAACATTATTTTGCAGGCCAATCATTTGGTTAAAACCTACTCCCAAAGCAGTGGGCGTTTTGGTTTTGGGCAAACAAAAATTAAAGCACTAGATGACGTCAGTATTGCGCTTAAAGCGGGCTCTACATTAGCTATAGTCGGTGAATCTGGTTCTGGTAAATCCACCTTGGCACGTTGTCTGTTACAATTGCAACCTTTGGACAGCGGTGAAGTGCTGTTTCAAGGGAAGAATTTAGCTAAATTAGACGCGCAATCGCTTAGAACAGAGCGCAAAAATCTGCAAATGGTATTTCAAGATCCATTTGCCTCGCTTAATCCCCGCATGCGTGTTGGTGAGATTGTTGGTGAGGGTTTGCTGATTCATGGTTTAGGGAGTGTGGATGCACAAAAAAATAAAGTGTATCAAATGCTCGAACGTGTTGGACTAAAGGCAAATGATGCGCTTAAATATCCCCATCAGTTCTCTGGTGGCCAACGCCAACGCATCGGAATTGCACGTGCTCTAGTGTTAGAGCCAAAAGTAGTGGTGTGCGATGAGCCGGTTTCTGCACTTGATGTATCAGTACAGGCGCAGATTTTGTTGTTGTTAAAAGAATTACAGCGCGAGATGAACTTGAGTTATCTGTTCATTAGCCATGATTTAAGAGTAGTGCGGCATATTGCTGAAGAAATGGTCGTCATGCATAAAGGTAGAATCGTTGAACAAGGCAATGTAGTAGAAATTTACAACGCACCGCAGCAGCCGTATACACAACAATTATTAAGTGCAATTCCTGGCCGAAAAGCAGCTTAA
- a CDS encoding SIMPL domain-containing protein, with protein MSENRQTENKQFSTAIIVLGLLLAIGMASAAFILGVQAKRAVAGQQSITVKGLAEKPIKADSAEWAITIGVSQLTQASALESLAKERKVVEAFLTKQGLGNETWSADVETIGPHYEEIFVKDTPRQVQNGFDAYQNIRVTSQDLTKITAANKAFLQLRAENHPVSAQPPNYLVGNLEAIKMSLIADATKNARSRATEFVKQDGVKVGVMKSASQGAFYILPVGGDAGDDSYGGVYDKSTINKTARVVVTIVYNIE; from the coding sequence ATGTCCGAGAATAGACAGACAGAGAATAAACAGTTTTCAACTGCCATTATCGTGCTGGGTTTATTATTGGCGATTGGCATGGCAAGTGCAGCGTTTATATTGGGCGTACAAGCTAAGCGTGCGGTTGCTGGACAACAATCGATTACCGTAAAAGGTTTGGCCGAAAAGCCGATTAAGGCAGATAGCGCAGAATGGGCAATCACTATTGGTGTATCACAACTGACGCAAGCAAGCGCATTGGAAAGTTTGGCAAAAGAGCGAAAAGTAGTCGAAGCGTTTTTGACTAAACAAGGTTTGGGCAATGAAACTTGGTCAGCAGATGTTGAAACGATTGGCCCGCATTATGAAGAGATATTTGTAAAAGATACGCCGCGCCAAGTGCAAAATGGCTTTGATGCTTATCAAAATATCCGTGTCACAAGTCAAGATTTAACTAAAATTACCGCTGCAAATAAAGCATTTTTGCAATTACGCGCAGAAAATCATCCAGTATCCGCGCAGCCGCCTAATTATCTAGTCGGTAATCTAGAAGCCATCAAAATGTCTTTAATTGCCGATGCCACTAAAAATGCACGCAGTCGCGCGACAGAATTTGTTAAGCAAGATGGGGTAAAAGTAGGTGTGATGAAATCGGCCAGCCAAGGTGCATTTTATATCTTACCAGTAGGTGGCGATGCGGGTGATGATAGCTATGGCGGCGTTTACGACAAATCCACCATCAATAAAACTGCGCGCGTTGTGGTGACGATTGTTTACAACATTGAGTAA
- a CDS encoding outer membrane protein assembly factor BamD: MNRILPLLCKTIAALLLPLILTSCAIFGDPTELDETKGWQADRIYAEGEQKMIDKDYDAALKYFQILDSRFPNGKYATQAQLEIAYAYYKKQDPVSTVAAADRFIKLHPNHPNIDYAYYIKGLASFNERGVLEKYTAQEISDRDPKTLKVSFAALKELVDRYPKSRYYNDATQRMIYLVNTLAQHELHVARYYMKRTAYLAALNRAKYVLEYYPNSSSVEEALVISISAYDYMDLNDLKADTLRILQTNYPQNPMVLGKVSNDERVWWKFWESLY; encoded by the coding sequence GTGAATCGTATTTTACCGCTTTTATGCAAAACCATTGCGGCTTTATTGCTGCCTTTAATACTAACCAGTTGCGCCATTTTTGGTGACCCAACCGAATTAGATGAAACAAAAGGTTGGCAAGCCGACCGCATCTATGCGGAAGGCGAACAAAAAATGATCGATAAAGATTATGATGCGGCCTTAAAGTATTTCCAGATTTTAGACTCTAGATTTCCAAATGGAAAATATGCGACACAAGCGCAATTAGAAATTGCTTACGCTTATTATAAAAAGCAAGATCCCGTTTCTACTGTAGCGGCGGCAGATCGCTTTATTAAACTGCATCCGAATCATCCAAATATTGATTATGCGTATTACATTAAAGGCCTAGCCAGTTTTAATGAGCGCGGGGTACTAGAGAAATATACCGCGCAAGAAATTAGTGATCGCGATCCAAAAACGCTTAAAGTGTCTTTTGCTGCATTAAAAGAATTAGTCGATCGCTATCCAAAAAGCCGTTATTACAATGATGCAACGCAACGGATGATTTATTTAGTTAACACATTGGCGCAACATGAATTGCACGTAGCGCGCTATTACATGAAGCGCACGGCTTACCTAGCAGCATTAAATCGCGCTAAATATGTACTGGAATACTACCCAAACTCTAGCTCGGTTGAAGAAGCATTAGTCATCAGTATTAGCGCTTACGACTACATGGATTTGAATGACTTAAAAGCGGATACCTTACGTATATTGCAAACCAACTATCCTCAAAACCCAATGGTATTAGGCAAAGTCAGTAACGATGAACGCGTTTGGTGGAAGTTTTGGGAAAGTCTTTACTAA